A region of Allocoleopsis franciscana PCC 7113 DNA encodes the following proteins:
- a CDS encoding two-partner secretion domain-containing protein, producing the protein MPEIRQALNRCSLRFASGRGWQRGLVGCLVVGWVYSFSGNRATAQITPDATLGVERSVVRANANIRGQTADLIEGGAARGANLFHSFQEFNVGDGQQVYFANPVGIENILTRVTGNTLSNIRGTLGVDGGANLFLLNPNGMIFGPNAKLDIPGSFVASTAKSLVFENGVELSATNPQAPPLLTISITPGVQYGSNQPGSKITNVGKLAVGHNLTLAADTLDLQGQLSAGGDLTLKATDTVRVQDSVANPFIASAGGQLLVQGDRIVDIFALNHPTSVFSSGGDIVWRSANTIGGDARVRAGRNFRIEQLDGSFGNLSSPKDPVFEVAGDFSLANYTGASLQILAGGSVNISGNVTINGFGGAFNDSSVTLSDGTTVALNGTTRPTLDIRAGTTGFSSIPTPGTPTSADISIGSITMRAPDGVVFLTNQYAPNTLLTGGAIAVGTIRTDDTFGGFVGNSGSVIIDSRRGLTVNNRIDSSSATGNAGDIRLITSDVISLVNSVVTSDTSGLGKGGDIDIKARQLLVSDGASIIVSTFGEGDGGSLTVNATESVQVIGTSVNGQTRSGLLAQTVEDSTGNAGNVTINTPVLLILGGARVSASTFSSGDGGNLTINATESVQVLGRTADDESPSGLFALASGDSTGKAGNLTINTPQLLVSGGGWVSVSTFSSGNGGNLTVNATGSVQVVGRSANDESPSALFALASEDSTGKAGNLTINTPQLLVTDGAEVSTNTFGSGDGGNLLVNATESVQLVGTSADGQSVSRLSVDTQGTGKGGNLTITTPVLLVSDGAQVSAGTLSRGDGGNLTVNASSLVQLIGRSADSQFASAIYAQAERDSTGKAGDLTITTPVLLLSEGAEVSATTFGAGDGGNLLINASSLVQLIGRSVEGQASSRIVARSQRNSTGKAGNLTITTPVLLVSEGAQISATTFGSGDGGDLTINASSRVQVSGRSADGEVPSGLFAQAERDSTGKGGNLTINTGRLVVENGGQVSASGTGAGIAGNLDITADSIFLSNQGGLRATTAAVEGGNIRLKVADSLILRNNSEIVASATGTANGGNINVEAGSYIVGILKENSDIVADADRGQGGRITAKAPGIFGFRKFIDRRTPESDFSANSAVGLDGSVELNTQDKLEDQLPTNFVDGTQLIDRRCTPPKTGQERSSFTITGRGGLPPSPNDTLQGESIITNWVTLDSNVENKTPPATSTPQNSAPKQLVEAQGWYFNPKGEVVLTASAPTITSPGKWLPEASCNAPSARGQ; encoded by the coding sequence ATGCCTGAAATAAGACAAGCCTTAAACAGATGCTCCCTTCGTTTCGCTAGTGGACGGGGCTGGCAGCGAGGGTTAGTAGGATGTTTAGTGGTGGGTTGGGTGTACTCATTCTCTGGAAATCGCGCAACTGCCCAGATTACACCCGATGCTACTTTAGGTGTGGAACGTTCGGTGGTTAGAGCCAATGCCAATATCCGAGGACAAACAGCGGATTTGATTGAAGGCGGTGCCGCACGAGGTGCTAACCTCTTCCACAGTTTTCAGGAATTTAATGTTGGAGACGGACAGCAAGTTTATTTTGCTAATCCAGTTGGGATTGAGAATATTCTGACACGGGTAACGGGCAATACCCTCTCGAATATTCGGGGAACGTTAGGAGTTGATGGGGGAGCAAATTTGTTTTTGCTCAATCCCAACGGAATGATTTTTGGCCCGAATGCCAAACTGGATATTCCAGGTTCGTTTGTGGCAAGTACAGCAAAGAGTTTGGTATTTGAGAATGGTGTTGAATTGAGTGCAACCAATCCACAGGCACCACCTTTGCTGACTATCAGTATTACTCCCGGCGTGCAGTATGGGTCGAATCAACCAGGCTCAAAGATTACTAATGTTGGGAAGTTAGCAGTAGGCCACAATCTAACTCTAGCGGCTGATACTCTCGATTTACAAGGTCAACTTTCTGCTGGGGGAGATTTGACCTTAAAAGCAACAGATACGGTGCGAGTACAGGATAGTGTCGCAAATCCGTTCATTGCTTCTGCTGGAGGTCAGTTGCTCGTTCAGGGCGATCGCATCGTAGATATTTTCGCTCTGAATCATCCTACCAGTGTTTTCTCGTCGGGTGGGGATATAGTGTGGCGTTCTGCAAATACCATTGGGGGAGATGCGCGAGTCAGGGCAGGTAGGAATTTTCGGATTGAGCAGTTGGATGGAAGTTTTGGGAATTTGTCAAGCCCCAAAGATCCAGTGTTTGAGGTGGCGGGAGATTTTAGTCTGGCGAACTACACAGGAGCCTCACTGCAAATTTTGGCAGGGGGTAGTGTCAATATTAGCGGTAATGTAACGATTAACGGTTTTGGCGGAGCGTTTAACGACAGTTCTGTAACGCTATCAGATGGAACGACTGTGGCGCTGAACGGTACGACTAGACCGACTCTCGATATTCGTGCTGGAACAACGGGGTTCTCTAGCATTCCGACTCCTGGAACTCCAACGAGTGCAGATATTTCCATCGGCAGTATTACGATGAGAGCGCCCGATGGGGTTGTTTTTTTAACGAATCAGTACGCACCTAATACCTTGTTGACAGGTGGTGCGATCGCAGTAGGCACAATTCGTACAGATGACACATTTGGGGGTTTTGTCGGTAACAGTGGTTCTGTCATTATCGACTCGCGCAGGGGTCTTACTGTCAACAACCGTATTGATTCCTCCTCTGCTACTGGCAATGCTGGCGATATCAGGCTGATTACCAGTGATGTTATCTCGCTAGTCAATAGCGTAGTCACTAGCGACACGTCCGGACTGGGCAAAGGGGGTGACATTGATATCAAGGCGAGGCAATTACTCGTCTCAGATGGGGCAAGTATTATAGTTAGCACCTTTGGTGAAGGGGACGGGGGAAGTTTGACCGTCAATGCTACTGAATCCGTGCAAGTGATTGGCACTTCTGTCAATGGTCAGACTCGTAGCGGCTTATTGGCTCAAACTGTTGAAGACTCAACAGGAAACGCGGGAAATGTGACGATTAACACTCCTGTATTACTCATATTGGGTGGGGCACGAGTCTCGGCTAGTACCTTCAGTAGTGGAGATGGGGGAAATTTGACCATTAATGCTACTGAATCGGTGCAAGTGCTGGGTCGCACCGCCGATGATGAATCTCCTAGCGGTTTATTTGCTCTAGCTAGCGGGGACTCGACAGGAAAGGCGGGAAACTTGACAATTAATACTCCTCAATTACTCGTATCAGGTGGGGGATGGGTCTCGGTTAGTACCTTCAGTAGTGGAAATGGGGGGAATTTGACCGTCAATGCTACTGGATCGGTGCAAGTGGTTGGGCGCTCCGCCAATGATGAATCTCCTAGCGCTTTATTTGCTCTAGCTAGCGAGGACTCGACAGGAAAGGCGGGAAACTTGACAATTAATACTCCTCAATTACTCGTTACAGATGGAGCAGAGGTTTCAACTAATACCTTTGGCTCGGGCGATGGGGGAAATTTGCTAGTCAATGCCACTGAATCCGTGCAACTAGTAGGCACCTCTGCCGATGGTCAGTCCGTCAGCCGATTATCTGTTGATACTCAAGGAACGGGCAAGGGAGGAAATTTGACGATTACCACTCCTGTATTACTAGTCTCTGATGGAGCACAGGTTTCAGCTGGCACCTTGAGTAGGGGAGATGGGGGGAATCTGACCGTAAATGCCTCTTCTTTGGTGCAACTGATTGGTCGCTCTGCCGACAGTCAGTTTGCTAGTGCCATATATGCTCAAGCTGAGAGGGACTCTACAGGAAAGGCGGGAGACTTGACAATTACTACTCCTGTATTACTCCTTTCTGAGGGGGCAGAAGTTTCAGCGACCACCTTCGGCGCGGGGGATGGGGGGAATCTGCTCATAAATGCCTCTTCCTTAGTGCAACTCATTGGTCGCTCCGTCGAGGGTCAAGCTTCCAGCCGTATAGTTGCTCGATCTCAGAGGAACTCTACAGGAAAGGCAGGGAACTTGACGATTACCACTCCTGTATTACTTGTTTCAGAGGGGGCACAGATTTCAGCAACCACCTTTGGCTCAGGCGATGGGGGGGATTTGACCATCAACGCCTCTTCTAGAGTGCAAGTAAGTGGTCGCTCCGCCGATGGTGAAGTTCCTAGCGGTTTATTTGCTCAAGCTGAAAGGGACTCTACAGGAAAGGGGGGAAACTTGACAATTAACACAGGACGTTTGGTTGTGGAAAACGGGGGACAAGTGAGTGCCAGTGGAACTGGAGCGGGAATTGCTGGCAACCTAGATATAACAGCGGATTCCATCTTTCTGAGTAATCAAGGAGGCCTGAGAGCAACAACGGCTGCTGTTGAGGGAGGTAACATCCGATTAAAGGTAGCCGATTCACTCATTCTGCGTAACAACAGTGAGATTGTTGCTTCAGCAACTGGGACGGCTAATGGCGGCAATATCAATGTAGAGGCAGGTAGCTATATTGTTGGCATTCTAAAAGAAAATAGCGATATTGTTGCCGATGCCGACAGAGGACAAGGAGGAAGGATTACAGCTAAAGCGCCAGGAATCTTTGGTTTCCGGAAATTTATAGACCGCCGCACTCCCGAAAGCGACTTTTCGGCCAATTCTGCTGTTGGTCTCGATGGTTCAGTGGAACTCAACACGCAAGATAAGCTTGAAGACCAATTGCCGACCAATTTTGTTGATGGCACTCAATTAATTGACCGCCGCTGTACTCCCCCAAAAACAGGGCAAGAGCGCAGCAGCTTTACCATTACAGGTCGTGGGGGATTGCCACCTAGCCCTAACGACACTCTACAAGGTGAGTCAATAATTACGAATTGGGTTACCCTTGATTCTAATGTTGAAAATAAAACTCCTCCAGCGACTTCAACGCCCCAGAATTCCGCTCCAAAACAACTTGTAGAAGCTCAAGGATGGTACTTCAATCCAAAAGGAGAAGTTGTCCTCACCGCTTCTGCGCCGACAATAACTTCTCCGGGGAAGTGGCTTCCCGAAGCTAGCTGCAATGCTCCTTCTGCTAGGGGTCAATAA
- a CDS encoding cysteine synthase A: MDIKAGFVGTIGNTPLIRLESFSEQTGCEILGKAEFLNPGGSVKDRAALYIIKEAEEKGLLKPGGTVVEGTAGNTGIGLAHICNARGYKCLIIIPDTQSQEKMDALRTLGAEVRPVPAVPYSDPNNYVRLSGTVASEMENAIWANQFDNLANRQAHYETTGPEIWQQTDGKIDAWVTATGTGGTYAGVAMYLKDQNPNVKTVVADPMGSGLYSYVKTGEPKTEGNSITEGIGSSRITSNMQGAPADDAIRVDDHECVRVVYQLLEKDGLFLGGSSGINVGAAVALAKQMGPGHTIVTILCDGGARYQSRLFNREWLASKGLLPD, translated from the coding sequence ATGGATATCAAAGCAGGGTTCGTCGGAACAATTGGCAACACACCCCTGATTCGGTTAGAAAGTTTCAGTGAACAAACCGGTTGCGAAATCTTGGGGAAAGCGGAGTTCCTCAATCCTGGTGGTTCCGTCAAAGACCGAGCAGCGCTGTACATTATCAAAGAGGCTGAAGAAAAAGGCTTACTCAAGCCTGGGGGAACGGTGGTTGAAGGTACAGCCGGGAATACTGGCATTGGTCTGGCTCATATTTGTAATGCCAGAGGCTATAAGTGCTTGATTATTATTCCAGATACTCAATCCCAAGAGAAAATGGATGCCCTTAGAACATTGGGTGCTGAAGTTCGCCCTGTTCCGGCTGTACCCTATTCAGACCCCAATAATTACGTTAGGCTTTCTGGAACTGTGGCATCCGAGATGGAAAATGCCATCTGGGCCAATCAATTTGATAATTTAGCCAATCGGCAAGCACACTACGAAACCACAGGGCCAGAAATTTGGCAGCAAACCGATGGCAAAATTGATGCCTGGGTGACGGCTACCGGGACTGGTGGGACTTATGCAGGTGTTGCCATGTACTTGAAAGATCAAAACCCCAACGTTAAAACGGTTGTTGCCGACCCGATGGGTAGTGGGTTGTACAGCTATGTTAAAACGGGCGAACCGAAGACGGAAGGGAATTCGATTACGGAGGGGATTGGTAGCAGTCGTATCACGTCAAATATGCAAGGTGCACCGGCTGATGATGCGATTCGAGTCGATGACCATGAGTGTGTTCGAGTTGTGTATCAATTGCTCGAAAAAGACGGACTTTTTTTGGGGGGTTCTTCAGGTATCAATGTGGGAGCTGCCGTAGCCCTTGCTAAACAAATGGGACCTGGTCATACGATTGTTACGATCCTTTGTGATGGTGGGGCGCGTTACCAGTCTCGGCTATTTAATCGCGAATGGTTGGCGTCGAAAGGATTGTTACCGGATTAA
- a CDS encoding (2Fe-2S) ferredoxin domain-containing protein: MGNHSSESSRQVLICQGRTCRKQGAAKVLAAFQHSPVTGITVIGSGCLGQCGNGPMVLITPDQLWYSSVHPKEVPVVVERHLQGGHPVVSMLYPKYHSPGKQS; this comes from the coding sequence GTGGGTAATCATAGTTCAGAATCTTCAAGACAGGTACTGATCTGCCAAGGTCGTACCTGCCGTAAGCAAGGTGCTGCCAAAGTACTAGCCGCTTTTCAACACTCGCCAGTGACGGGTATCACAGTAATAGGTAGTGGTTGTCTGGGACAATGCGGCAACGGGCCAATGGTACTGATAACGCCTGATCAACTTTGGTACAGTTCCGTCCACCCCAAAGAAGTACCCGTGGTGGTTGAGCGGCACCTCCAAGGAGGCCATCCTGTTGTGTCTATGCTCTACCCTAAGTATCATTCGCCTGGGAAACAGTCTTGA
- a CDS encoding PAS domain S-box protein, translating to MQYLDKSDTRLKLALQATKSGMWEWNLLTGQVTWSENFEALWGLAPGTLKGTYKSLLKQICVQDRRFVRRVLTRAIRKKTNYRIEFSINCPDGSRRWLRSEGEVYSDGHPIKVSGLCQDITSDKQAEGVERQPQADQPENQEIETSLNTCEQRLNHILNSLEDVAWSATLDRFELIYLNPAAESIYGRPSHEFFQNISLWLEIIHPEDRPHVWTQRQKVLELGGGDMEYRIVRPSGEIRWLRDRLQVIYDRAGQPTRLDGVATDITRQERVIAALQQTNEALEVRLKERTAALEPILEQLHSLSANSPHLSSGSMPHNPENGEMEYVTVARNLALTKQAEAVIERSKAKWRSLIQYSCDLITVVSASGTILYNSPALERILGYSPEELVGQHGLRYIAPEDVAALKVAWKQLRIAAHGSTLSPTTFRALRKDGSWCRLEVTATNLLADEAVEGIAVSARDVTERFRLQELRQPSEAHFRAIFENAALGIALSDPSGEIIASNQALHQMFGYSEQELRQVTITHPDDTAADFTLYQELLAGSIPSYQMEKRYFHKQGYLVWGRLSVSLVRDPSGSLLFVVSMVEDITAAKRTEAALLHISKAVENASDAIAIADTLLVRFNYLNPAFYQMFGYTLEQLNEAGGFTMLFPDAKIMPDVLASAVSGQSWQGEVEMVSRNHSRRQIALRIDAIKDVTGEVVGTIAIHTDITERKQAEAALRRSYERAELLKQITSEIRSSLDPQHIFQTTVTQLGEALLVNRCMIFLYQSAPQSTLSLVAEYLETGYSSIGAFEVPVEGNAHIQQVLATDRAIASTNVYAEPLFADTLPLCRAMDIQSMLAIRTSYQGQPNGVLGLHQCDAYRYWTSSDIELLEAVAAQVGIALAHARLLEKEQCTAAQLAQQNLDLQISNSRANTKAAELEQALQNLQETQAQLVQTEKMSSLGQLLAGVAHEINNPVSFITVNINYACDYIQDLLRIVHLYQDYYPQPFEEIKYELQEIDLDFIIKDLPKLLNSMKVGAERINQIVLSLRNFSRQDEDEMSSVDIHEGIDHTLMILRHRLKAKGGSPEIEVSKNYGKLPQVVCYAGQLNQVFMNLISNAIDAIVSRFAHDHDALVIHTGGEGEIERISPPNYETTPKIKICTETRDNHWVIIRIKDNGPGMTEEVKQKLFNPFFTTKPAGKGTGLGLSISYQIVVEKHGGHLQCISVPGQGTEFMIELPIHHS from the coding sequence ATGCAATATTTGGACAAGAGTGACACCCGTCTGAAGTTAGCGTTACAGGCCACGAAGAGTGGGATGTGGGAGTGGAATCTCCTGACGGGTCAAGTTACTTGGTCTGAGAATTTTGAAGCCCTATGGGGTTTAGCCCCAGGTACGTTAAAGGGGACTTATAAAAGCTTACTTAAGCAGATTTGTGTACAAGATCGTCGGTTTGTTAGGAGAGTACTCACCCGCGCCATCCGAAAAAAAACGAATTACAGGATTGAATTTTCCATCAACTGCCCGGACGGCAGTAGGCGTTGGTTAAGAAGCGAAGGAGAAGTATATAGTGACGGGCATCCTATTAAGGTTTCTGGACTGTGTCAGGACATTACCTCAGACAAGCAGGCAGAGGGAGTAGAGCGTCAGCCGCAAGCTGATCAACCGGAAAACCAGGAAATCGAAACTTCGCTGAATACTTGTGAACAACGACTCAACCACATTCTTAATTCCTTGGAAGATGTGGCCTGGTCAGCGACCCTGGATCGCTTTGAGTTGATTTATCTTAATCCCGCCGCTGAGTCTATCTATGGGCGTCCCAGTCACGAGTTTTTTCAGAACATCAGCCTTTGGTTAGAAATTATTCATCCAGAAGACCGTCCTCACGTCTGGACTCAACGACAGAAAGTTCTGGAACTCGGCGGTGGAGATATGGAATATCGCATTGTCCGCCCTAGTGGCGAAATCCGCTGGTTGCGCGATCGCCTGCAAGTGATTTATGATCGCGCAGGCCAACCCACTCGCTTGGATGGTGTCGCTACAGATATCACCCGTCAAGAACGAGTGATTGCCGCCCTACAACAGACCAATGAGGCTCTGGAAGTCCGACTCAAAGAACGAACGGCGGCTCTAGAACCGATTCTAGAACAGCTCCACTCTCTCAGCGCCAATTCACCCCATCTCTCGTCAGGCAGTATGCCCCACAATCCGGAAAATGGAGAGATGGAGTACGTCACTGTTGCCCGTAACCTCGCGCTGACCAAGCAAGCCGAAGCCGTGATAGAACGAAGTAAAGCCAAATGGCGATCGCTGATTCAATACTCTTGTGACCTGATTACTGTTGTCTCTGCCAGTGGTACCATCCTGTACAACAGCCCTGCCCTGGAACGTATCCTGGGTTACTCCCCCGAAGAATTAGTGGGGCAGCATGGCTTGAGGTACATTGCCCCCGAAGATGTCGCCGCCTTAAAGGTGGCCTGGAAGCAATTGCGGATTGCGGCTCATGGCTCCACATTATCACCGACCACCTTCCGTGCTTTGCGTAAAGACGGCTCTTGGTGCAGGTTAGAAGTCACGGCGACCAATCTTTTAGCGGATGAGGCGGTAGAAGGCATTGCCGTCAGCGCTCGTGATGTAACAGAACGCTTCCGACTTCAGGAGTTACGACAGCCCAGTGAAGCGCATTTCCGAGCTATCTTTGAAAATGCAGCCCTAGGAATTGCGCTGAGTGACCCCTCTGGAGAGATTATTGCCAGCAATCAAGCCTTACACCAAATGTTCGGTTACAGCGAACAGGAACTGCGGCAGGTCACGATTACTCATCCCGATGATACAGCCGCTGATTTTACCCTCTACCAGGAACTCCTTGCCGGTTCTATCCCCTCCTACCAGATGGAGAAGCGCTACTTCCACAAACAAGGTTACTTGGTTTGGGGACGCCTGAGTGTTTCTCTGGTTCGCGATCCATCCGGGAGTTTATTGTTTGTGGTGAGTATGGTCGAAGACATCACCGCCGCCAAACGCACAGAAGCGGCACTCCTACACATTAGCAAAGCCGTTGAAAATGCCAGTGATGCGATCGCCATTGCTGACACGCTCTTGGTTCGGTTTAACTACCTCAATCCTGCCTTTTATCAAATGTTCGGCTATACACTGGAGCAGCTCAATGAGGCTGGGGGATTTACCATGCTGTTTCCAGATGCCAAGATTATGCCCGACGTGTTGGCAAGCGCAGTGAGTGGCCAATCCTGGCAGGGCGAAGTCGAAATGGTGTCTCGTAACCATTCCAGAAGGCAAATTGCCTTGCGAATCGATGCCATTAAAGATGTCACCGGTGAGGTAGTCGGCACGATCGCCATTCATACGGATATTACAGAACGCAAGCAGGCAGAAGCGGCACTCCGGCGTTCTTACGAACGTGCTGAATTACTTAAACAAATCACCAGCGAGATTCGCTCCTCCCTTGATCCGCAGCACATCTTCCAAACCACCGTGACGCAACTGGGAGAAGCCTTGTTGGTGAATCGCTGCATGATTTTTCTCTATCAATCTGCACCACAATCCACGTTATCTTTAGTAGCGGAGTATTTAGAAACCGGGTATTCCTCAATCGGGGCGTTTGAAGTTCCGGTGGAGGGTAATGCTCACATCCAGCAAGTGTTAGCCACCGATCGGGCGATCGCCTCGACCAATGTGTACGCTGAACCCCTATTCGCAGACACCCTGCCTCTGTGCCGTGCGATGGATATCCAATCAATGTTGGCAATTCGCACGTCTTATCAAGGTCAACCCAATGGTGTCCTCGGTTTACATCAATGTGATGCCTACCGCTATTGGACGAGTAGTGACATTGAACTGTTAGAAGCCGTCGCCGCTCAAGTCGGCATTGCTCTCGCTCACGCCCGCCTGTTGGAGAAGGAACAATGCACAGCCGCCCAACTTGCTCAACAAAACTTAGATCTGCAAATTTCCAACTCGCGAGCCAATACTAAAGCCGCAGAATTAGAACAAGCGCTACAAAATTTGCAGGAAACTCAAGCTCAGTTGGTACAGACTGAAAAAATGTCCAGCTTAGGGCAATTGTTGGCAGGTGTAGCTCACGAAATTAACAATCCTGTCAGCTTCATTACCGTCAATATCAACTATGCATGTGACTATATTCAAGATTTGCTGAGAATCGTGCATCTTTACCAAGATTACTATCCTCAACCCTTTGAAGAAATTAAATATGAACTTCAAGAAATTGACCTAGATTTTATTATCAAAGACCTACCCAAATTACTGAATTCAATGAAAGTGGGTGCTGAGCGCATTAACCAAATCGTCCTATCGCTGCGAAACTTCTCCAGGCAGGATGAAGATGAAATGAGTTCGGTCGATATTCATGAAGGGATTGATCACACTCTCATGATTTTGCGGCATCGCTTAAAAGCCAAGGGAGGAAGTCCAGAAATTGAGGTCAGTAAAAACTATGGAAAGCTGCCACAGGTGGTGTGTTATGCAGGGCAGTTGAACCAAGTATTTATGAATTTGATTAGCAACGCGATAGACGCGATCGTGTCCCGTTTTGCTCACGATCACGATGCGCTGGTGATTCACACAGGTGGTGAGGGGGAGATCGAAAGAATTTCCCCACCTAACTATGAAACAACACCGAAAATCAAGATTTGCACCGAGACAAGAGATAACCATTGGGTGATCATTCGCATCAAGGATAATGGCCCAGGCATGACGGAAGAGGTTAAACAAAAGCTGTTTAACCCCTTTTTTACCACGAAACCAGCGGGCAAAGGTACGGGTTTAGGGTTGTCGATTAGCTACCAAATTGTCGTTGAAAAACACGGTGGACACTTACAGTGCATTTCGGTACCGGGGCAGGGCACTGAGTTTATGATTGAGCTTCCCATCCACCATTCCTAA
- the ygfZ gene encoding CAF17-like 4Fe-4S cluster assembly/insertion protein YgfZ, whose amino-acid sequence MIQELYDVQQKAGATFESVADVTIPVSFGNDTTAIQAARQGVALVDLSHWGLLKISGDDRLRYLHNQSTNDFQKLKPGQGCDTVFVTSTARTIDLATAYVTEDSVFLLVSPNRRQQLIEWLDRYIFPMDQVELKDVSHESATFSLLGPGSEALLQQLSDEVLIEDAYASHQELMLNGLKVRVAVGNGLALPGYTLIVSASHAARLWQVLTEAGGMPMGDRIWEQLRIQQGRPVPDRELTEDYNPLEVGLWQTISFDKGCYIGQETIARLNTYKGVKQQLWGVRLKAPVEPGTVVMVGEEKVGKLTSLTETDQGLFGLAYIRTKAGGKGLNVQIADVEGEIVDVPFLTHDYPA is encoded by the coding sequence ATGATTCAAGAATTATATGATGTTCAGCAAAAGGCTGGGGCGACGTTTGAGTCAGTTGCTGATGTCACGATTCCCGTGAGTTTCGGTAACGATACAACCGCGATTCAAGCCGCACGCCAAGGTGTTGCCTTGGTGGACTTATCTCATTGGGGATTGCTGAAAATCTCCGGTGATGACAGACTGCGCTACTTACACAACCAAAGTACGAATGACTTCCAAAAACTCAAACCAGGACAGGGCTGTGATACGGTTTTTGTCACCTCTACCGCCCGCACGATTGACTTGGCAACGGCTTATGTTACAGAGGATTCCGTGTTCCTCCTCGTCTCTCCCAATCGGCGTCAGCAACTAATCGAGTGGTTGGATCGGTATATTTTTCCGATGGATCAGGTGGAATTAAAGGATGTGTCCCACGAGAGTGCCACCTTCAGCTTACTTGGGCCAGGGAGTGAAGCCTTGTTGCAACAATTAAGTGATGAAGTCCTGATCGAGGATGCCTATGCGAGTCACCAAGAACTCATGCTTAATGGACTTAAAGTACGTGTGGCAGTGGGCAATGGCTTGGCATTACCTGGATATACGCTGATCGTTTCTGCAAGTCATGCCGCGAGACTCTGGCAGGTGCTGACAGAAGCGGGAGGGATGCCGATGGGCGATCGCATCTGGGAACAACTGCGAATTCAGCAAGGGCGTCCCGTGCCCGATCGCGAACTCACCGAAGATTATAATCCGCTCGAAGTGGGTTTATGGCAGACCATTTCTTTTGATAAAGGTTGCTACATTGGTCAGGAAACAATTGCCCGATTAAATACTTATAAAGGCGTCAAGCAACAACTCTGGGGCGTCCGCCTGAAAGCCCCGGTTGAACCGGGAACAGTTGTCATGGTAGGAGAAGAAAAAGTCGGTAAGCTAACCAGTTTGACAGAAACGGATCAAGGGTTGTTTGGTTTAGCTTATATCCGCACTAAAGCCGGTGGCAAGGGATTAAACGTGCAAATTGCAGATGTAGAGGGTGAAATCGTGGATGTTCCGTTCTTAACCCATGATTATCCAGCTTGA
- a CDS encoding glutathione peroxidase: MLKNREGERVPNVTFRTRNDSQWVDVTSDELFKGKTVVVFSLPGAFTPTCSSTHVPGYNELAKTFKENGVDDIICVSVNDAFVMNEWKKTQEADNITFIPDGNGEFSEQMGMLVDKENLGFGKRSWRYSMLVTDGVIKKMFIEPEVEGDPFEVSDAETMLNYINPDAAKPKCVSLFTKVGCPFCARAKQALKDRGIDYEEIVVGKDATMRSLRAATGATTVPQVFIDGKLIGGSEALEQYLSA; this comes from the coding sequence ATGCTGAAGAACCGCGAAGGGGAAAGAGTGCCTAATGTCACATTCAGAACCCGCAATGATAGCCAATGGGTTGATGTCACAAGCGATGAGCTGTTTAAGGGTAAGACTGTAGTTGTCTTTTCTCTACCTGGAGCGTTTACGCCTACTTGTTCATCCACCCATGTACCAGGCTACAACGAGTTGGCGAAGACATTTAAAGAAAACGGTGTTGATGACATTATCTGTGTGTCAGTCAACGACGCCTTTGTGATGAATGAGTGGAAGAAAACGCAAGAGGCAGACAACATCACCTTCATTCCCGATGGTAACGGTGAATTCAGCGAACAAATGGGAATGCTCGTTGACAAAGAAAATCTGGGTTTTGGGAAGCGGTCATGGCGCTATTCTATGTTAGTGACCGATGGCGTGATCAAAAAGATGTTTATTGAGCCGGAAGTTGAGGGCGATCCGTTTGAGGTGTCTGACGCCGAAACAATGCTCAACTACATCAACCCAGATGCCGCTAAGCCCAAGTGTGTTTCACTATTTACTAAAGTGGGCTGTCCGTTCTGCGCCCGTGCGAAGCAGGCTCTCAAGGATCGGGGAATTGATTATGAAGAAATCGTTGTGGGCAAAGATGCCACCATGCGCTCTTTACGTGCCGCTACTGGTGCAACAACGGTTCCACAAGTATTTATTGACGGAAAACTCATTGGCGGTTCTGAAGCCCTTGAGCAATACTTAAGCGCTTAA
- the gloA2 gene encoding SMU1112c/YaeR family gloxylase I-like metalloprotein, with amino-acid sequence MRIHHVAIICSDYEKSKHFYVDILGFPIIEETYRKERQSYKLDLQVGESDCAERSAKGDRIELFSFPNPPQRSSTPEACGLRHLAFEVNDIHASVEQLQAKGIEVEEIRVDEITGKKYTFFKDPDNLPLELYQK; translated from the coding sequence ATGCGAATCCATCATGTAGCCATAATTTGCTCAGACTACGAAAAATCCAAACACTTCTATGTTGATATTTTAGGATTTCCGATTATCGAAGAAACCTATAGAAAAGAACGACAGTCTTACAAACTCGATCTCCAAGTCGGTGAAAGCGATTGCGCGGAGCGCAGCGCCAAAGGCGATCGCATCGAATTGTTTTCCTTCCCCAACCCCCCTCAAAGAAGCAGTACCCCTGAAGCCTGCGGATTGCGGCACTTGGCTTTTGAAGTTAACGATATCCATGCATCAGTAGAGCAACTGCAAGCCAAGGGTATAGAAGTGGAAGAGATTAGGGTTGATGAGATTACAGGGAAGAAATATACCTTCTTTAAAGACCCCGATAACTTACCGCTAGAACTTTATCAGAAATAG